In Enterobacter cloacae, the following are encoded in one genomic region:
- the rsmG gene encoding ribosomal RNA small subunit methyltransferase G: MLNKLSRLLDQAGISLTDHQKNQLVAYVDMLNKWNKAYNLTSVRDPNEMLIRHILDSIVVAPYLSGERFIDVGTGPGLPGIPLSIVRPESHFTLLDSLGKRVRFLRQVQHELKLENITPVQSRVEEFPAEPPFDGVISRAFASLNDMVSWCKHLPAENGRFYALKGQLPGEEIEQLPDGYSVESIEKLQIPQLDGERHLVIIKANIF; this comes from the coding sequence GTGCTCAATAAACTCTCTCGTCTGCTGGATCAGGCAGGTATTTCGCTCACCGATCACCAGAAAAACCAGCTGGTGGCTTATGTCGATATGCTGAACAAATGGAACAAAGCGTACAATCTGACGTCTGTGCGCGACCCCAACGAGATGCTGATTCGCCATATCCTCGACAGTATCGTGGTGGCTCCATATCTGAGCGGTGAGCGCTTTATCGACGTTGGGACGGGGCCGGGGCTACCGGGTATCCCGTTGTCGATTGTCCGTCCTGAGAGCCATTTCACACTGCTGGACAGCCTGGGCAAGCGCGTGCGCTTTTTACGCCAGGTGCAGCATGAGCTGAAGCTTGAAAACATTACGCCTGTGCAGAGCAGGGTAGAGGAGTTCCCGGCTGAGCCGCCGTTTGATGGTGTTATCAGCCGTGCATTTGCCTCACTGAACGACATGGTGAGCTGGTGCAAGCATCTGCCTGCTGAGAATGGTCGTTTCTATGCGCTGAAAGGGCAGCTTCCAGGCGAAGAAATTGAGCAGCTTCCGGACGGTTATTCTGTCGAATCCATTGAGAAATTACAGATTCCGCAGCTCGACGGTGAGCGCCATCTGGTGATAATTAAGGCAAACATTTTTTAA
- a CDS encoding ATP synthase I: MSVSLLSRNVARKLLFIQFLAVIASGLLFSLKDPFWGISAVCGGLAVVLPNVLFMIFAWRHQAHTPAKGRVAWSFALGEVCKVLLTFALLVMALAVLKVVFMPLIATWVLVLVVQVLAPAVINNKG, translated from the coding sequence ATGTCTGTGTCGCTCTTGAGTAGAAACGTTGCTCGTAAGCTTCTGTTCATTCAGTTTCTGGCTGTGATAGCAAGTGGACTGCTGTTTAGCCTCAAAGACCCCTTCTGGGGCATCTCCGCCGTGTGCGGGGGTTTGGCGGTTGTTCTGCCAAACGTATTGTTTATGATTTTTGCCTGGCGTCATCAGGCGCATACACCCGCCAAAGGCCGCGTGGCCTGGTCCTTCGCTCTGGGCGAAGTATGTAAGGTGTTGCTGACCTTTGCTCTACTGGTGATGGCGCTGGCGGTTTTGAAAGTGGTATTCATGCCGCTGATAGCAACGTGGGTTTTGGTGCTGGTGGTACAAGTTCTGGCTCCAGCTGTAATCAACAACAAAGGGTAA
- the atpB gene encoding ATP synthase subunit a, translated as MASENMTPQDYIGHHLNNLQLDLRTFSLVDPHNPPATFWTINIDSMFFSVVLGLLFLAMFRGVAKRATSGVPGKFQTFVEMIIGFVHGSVKDMYHGKSKLIAPLALTVFVWVFLMNLMDLLPIDFIPWIGEHVLGLPALRVVPSADVNITLSMALGVFILILFYSIKMKGVSGFVKELTLQPFNHWAFIPVNLILEGVSLLSKPVSLGLRLFGNMYAGELIFILIAGLLPWWSQWILNVPWAIFHILIITLQAFIFMVLTIVYLSMASEEH; from the coding sequence ATGGCTTCAGAAAATATGACGCCGCAGGATTACATAGGTCACCATCTGAATAACCTTCAGCTGGACCTGCGTACATTCTCGCTGGTGGATCCGCATAACCCCCCGGCCACCTTCTGGACGATCAACATCGACTCCATGTTCTTCTCGGTGGTGTTGGGTCTTCTGTTCCTGGCCATGTTCCGCGGTGTTGCTAAAAGGGCGACCAGCGGTGTTCCAGGGAAATTCCAGACGTTCGTCGAGATGATCATCGGCTTCGTGCATGGTAGCGTCAAAGACATGTACCATGGCAAGAGCAAGCTGATTGCTCCACTGGCCCTGACCGTGTTCGTTTGGGTGTTCCTGATGAACCTGATGGACCTTCTGCCTATCGATTTTATTCCGTGGATCGGCGAGCATGTTCTCGGTCTGCCAGCGCTGCGCGTGGTTCCGTCTGCTGACGTGAACATCACCCTGTCGATGGCGCTCGGCGTATTTATCCTGATTCTTTTCTACAGCATCAAAATGAAAGGCGTAAGCGGCTTTGTGAAAGAGCTTACCTTGCAGCCGTTCAACCACTGGGCGTTCATTCCGGTCAACCTGATCCTGGAAGGCGTTAGCCTGCTGTCCAAGCCTGTATCACTGGGTCTGCGACTGTTCGGCAACATGTATGCGGGTGAGCTGATTTTCATTCTGATCGCGGGTCTTCTGCCGTGGTGGTCACAGTGGATTCTTAATGTGCCGTGGGCCATTTTCCACATCCTGATCATTACGCTGCAAGCCTTTATCTTCATGGTTCTGACGATTGTCTATCTGTCGATGGCATCTGAAGAGCACTGA
- a CDS encoding ATP synthase subunit c, with protein sequence MENLNMDLLYMAAAVMMGLAAIGAAIGIGILGGKFLEGAARQPDLIPLLRTQFFIVMGLVDAIPMIAVGLGLYVMFAVA encoded by the coding sequence ATGGAAAACCTGAATATGGATCTGCTGTACATGGCTGCCGCTGTGATGATGGGTCTGGCGGCTATCGGTGCTGCGATCGGTATCGGCATCCTCGGGGGTAAATTCCTGGAAGGCGCAGCGCGTCAACCGGATCTGATTCCTCTGCTGCGTACTCAGTTCTTTATCGTTATGGGTCTGGTGGATGCTATCCCAATGATCGCTGTAGGTCTGGGTCTGTACGTGATGTTTGCTGTCGCGTAG
- the atpF gene encoding ATP synthase subunit b → MNMNATILGQAIAFILFVWFCMKYVWPPLMAAIEKRQKEIADGLASAERAKKDLDLAQANATDQLKKAKAEAQVIIEQANKRRAQILDEAKAEAEQERTKIVSQAQAEIDAERKRAREELRKQVAILAVAGAEKIIERSVDEAANSDIVDKLVAEL, encoded by the coding sequence GTGAACATGAACGCAACAATCCTCGGCCAGGCCATCGCGTTTATTCTCTTTGTCTGGTTCTGCATGAAGTATGTATGGCCGCCTTTAATGGCTGCCATCGAAAAACGTCAGAAAGAAATTGCTGACGGTCTGGCTTCTGCAGAACGCGCTAAGAAAGATTTGGACCTTGCACAGGCCAACGCGACAGACCAGCTGAAAAAAGCGAAAGCGGAAGCTCAGGTAATCATCGAACAGGCTAACAAACGCCGTGCTCAGATCCTGGACGAAGCCAAAGCTGAAGCAGAACAGGAACGTACTAAGATCGTGTCACAAGCTCAGGCTGAAATTGATGCTGAGCGTAAACGTGCTCGTGAAGAACTGCGTAAGCAGGTTGCGATTCTGGCTGTTGCTGGCGCCGAGAAGATCATCGAACGTTCCGTGGATGAAGCTGCTAACAGCGACATCGTGGACAAACTTGTCGCTGAACTGTAA
- the atpH gene encoding ATP synthase subunit delta, with translation MSEFVTVARPYAKAAFDFAVEHQNVDRWQDMLAFAAEVTKNEQMAELLSGALAPETLAASFIAVCGEQLDASGQNLIKVMAENGRLRVLPDVLEQFEHLRALSEATAEVEVTSANELSNEQLSKITSAMEKRLSRKVKLNCKIDKSVMAGVIIRSGDMVIDGSVRGRLERLADVLQS, from the coding sequence ATGTCTGAATTTGTTACGGTAGCTCGCCCCTACGCCAAAGCAGCTTTTGACTTTGCTGTCGAACACCAAAATGTCGATCGCTGGCAGGATATGCTGGCGTTTGCCGCTGAGGTGACGAAAAACGAACAAATGGCTGAGTTGCTTTCCGGTGCATTAGCGCCTGAAACTCTCGCCGCGTCGTTTATCGCCGTGTGCGGAGAGCAACTGGATGCCAGCGGCCAGAACCTGATTAAGGTGATGGCTGAAAACGGTCGTCTGCGCGTGCTTCCGGATGTTCTTGAGCAGTTCGAGCACTTACGTGCCCTTAGTGAAGCTACCGCTGAAGTTGAAGTGACTTCTGCGAATGAACTGAGTAACGAACAGCTTTCGAAGATTACTTCCGCGATGGAAAAACGTCTGTCACGCAAAGTTAAGCTGAATTGCAAAATCGATAAGTCTGTAATGGCAGGCGTAATCATCCGTTCGGGTGATATGGTCATTGATGGCAGCGTACGCGGCCGTCTTGAGCGCCTTGCAGACGTCTTGCAGTCTTAA
- the atpA gene encoding ATP synthase subunit alpha, with the protein MQLNSTEISELIKQRIAQFSVVSEAHNEGTIVSVSDGVIRIHGLADCMQGEMISLPGNRYAIALNLERDSVGAVVMGPYADLAEGMKVKCTGRILEVPVGRGLLGRVVNTLGAPIDGKGPVEHDGFSPIEVIAPGVIDRQSVDQPVQTGYKSVDAMIPIGRGQRELIIGDRQTGKTAMAIDAIINQRDSGIKCVYVAIGQKASTISNVVRKLEEHGALSNTIVVVATASESAALQYLAPYAGCAMGEYFRDRGEDALIVYDDLSKQAVAYRQVSLLLRRPPGREAFPGDVFYLHSRLLERASRVNAEYVENFTKGEVKGKTGSLTALPIIETQAGDVSAFVPTNVISITDGQIFLETNLFNSGIRPAVNPGISVSRVGGAAQTKIIKKLSGGIRTALAQYRELAAFSQFASDLDEATRKQLSHGQKVTELLKQKQYAPMSVAQQGLVLFAAERGYLEDVELAKIGSFEAALLAYVDRDHAPLMQEINQTGGYNDEIEGKLKAILDSFKATQSW; encoded by the coding sequence ATGCAACTGAATTCCACCGAAATCAGCGAACTGATCAAGCAGCGCATTGCTCAGTTCAGTGTTGTGAGTGAAGCTCACAACGAAGGTACTATTGTTTCTGTAAGCGACGGTGTTATCCGCATCCACGGCCTGGCCGATTGTATGCAGGGTGAAATGATCTCCCTGCCGGGTAACCGTTACGCTATCGCACTGAACCTGGAGCGCGACTCCGTAGGTGCAGTTGTGATGGGCCCATACGCTGACCTCGCCGAAGGCATGAAGGTTAAGTGTACTGGCCGTATTCTGGAAGTACCGGTTGGCCGTGGCCTGCTGGGTCGTGTAGTTAACACCCTGGGTGCGCCAATCGACGGTAAAGGTCCGGTTGAGCACGATGGCTTCTCTCCAATCGAAGTTATCGCACCAGGCGTTATCGACCGTCAGTCCGTTGATCAGCCAGTACAGACTGGTTATAAATCCGTTGATGCCATGATCCCAATCGGTCGTGGTCAGCGTGAACTGATCATCGGTGACCGTCAGACCGGTAAAACCGCGATGGCTATCGACGCCATCATCAACCAGCGTGACTCCGGCATCAAATGTGTGTACGTGGCTATCGGCCAGAAAGCGTCCACCATTTCCAACGTGGTTCGTAAACTGGAAGAGCACGGCGCACTGTCTAACACCATCGTTGTTGTGGCGACTGCGTCTGAATCTGCTGCACTGCAATACCTGGCACCATATGCTGGTTGCGCAATGGGCGAATACTTCCGTGACCGCGGTGAAGATGCACTGATCGTATACGATGACCTGTCTAAACAGGCTGTTGCTTATCGTCAGGTTTCCCTGCTGCTCCGTCGTCCACCAGGACGTGAAGCGTTCCCTGGCGACGTATTCTACCTCCACTCTCGTCTGCTGGAGCGTGCTTCCCGCGTTAACGCGGAATACGTCGAGAACTTCACCAAAGGTGAAGTGAAGGGTAAAACGGGCTCTCTGACCGCTCTGCCGATCATTGAAACCCAGGCGGGTGACGTTTCTGCGTTCGTTCCGACCAACGTAATCTCCATTACCGATGGTCAGATCTTCCTGGAAACCAACCTGTTTAACTCCGGTATTCGTCCGGCGGTTAACCCGGGTATCTCCGTATCCCGTGTTGGTGGTGCTGCTCAGACCAAGATCATCAAGAAACTGTCCGGTGGTATCCGTACCGCGCTGGCACAGTATCGTGAACTGGCTGCGTTCTCTCAGTTCGCATCCGATCTGGACGAAGCAACCCGTAAACAGCTGAGCCACGGTCAGAAAGTGACCGAGCTGCTGAAGCAGAAACAGTACGCTCCAATGTCTGTTGCTCAGCAGGGCCTGGTACTGTTCGCGGCTGAACGCGGTTACCTCGAAGATGTGGAACTGGCGAAAATCGGTAGCTTTGAAGCCGCTCTGTTGGCTTACGTTGACCGTGATCACGCTCCGCTGATGCAAGAGATCAACCAGACCGGTGGCTATAACGACGAAATCGAAGGCAAGCTGAAAGCTATCCTCGATTCCTTCAAAGCAACCCAATCCTGGTAA
- the atpG gene encoding ATP synthase gamma chain, producing MAGAKEIRSKIASVQNTQKITKAMEMVAASKMRKSQDRMAASRPYADTMRKVIGHLANGNLEYKHPYLEERDVKRVGYLVVSTDRGLCGGLNINLFKKLLADMKAWSEKGVQCDIAMIGSKGVSFFNSVGGNIVAQVTGMGDNPSLSELIGPVKVMLQAYDEGRLDRLYVVSNKFINTMSQVPTLTQMLPLPASEDEALKQKSWDYLYEPDPKPLLDTLLRRYVESQVYQGVVENLASEQAARMVAMKAATDNGGSLIKELQLVYNKARQASITQELTEIVSGAAAV from the coding sequence ATGGCCGGCGCAAAAGAGATACGTAGTAAGATCGCAAGCGTCCAGAACACGCAGAAGATCACTAAAGCGATGGAAATGGTCGCCGCTTCCAAAATGCGTAAATCGCAGGATCGCATGGCGGCCAGCCGTCCTTATGCAGATACCATGCGCAAAGTGATTGGTCACCTTGCGAACGGTAATCTGGAATATAAGCACCCTTACCTGGAAGAACGCGACGTTAAGCGCGTGGGCTACCTGGTGGTGTCGACCGACCGTGGTCTGTGTGGCGGCTTGAACATTAACCTGTTCAAAAAACTACTGGCGGATATGAAAGCCTGGTCCGAAAAAGGCGTTCAGTGCGATATCGCAATGATCGGCTCTAAGGGCGTTTCTTTCTTTAACTCCGTTGGTGGCAACATTGTCGCTCAGGTGACCGGTATGGGTGATAACCCATCCCTGTCCGAACTGATCGGCCCGGTTAAAGTGATGTTGCAGGCCTATGATGAAGGCCGTCTGGACAGACTGTACGTTGTCAGCAACAAATTTATTAACACCATGTCTCAGGTTCCAACGCTCACTCAGATGCTGCCTTTACCGGCATCAGAAGATGAAGCGCTGAAGCAAAAATCCTGGGATTACCTGTATGAACCCGATCCGAAACCGCTGTTGGATACTCTGCTGCGTCGTTACGTTGAATCTCAGGTTTATCAGGGCGTTGTAGAAAACCTGGCCAGCGAGCAGGCCGCACGAATGGTGGCGATGAAAGCCGCGACCGATAATGGCGGCAGCCTGATTAAAGAGCTGCAGTTGGTTTACAACAAAGCTCGTCAGGCCAGCATTACTCAGGAACTCACCGAGATCGTCTCGGGGGCCGCCGCGGTTTAA